The Coffea eugenioides isolate CCC68of chromosome 8, Ceug_1.0, whole genome shotgun sequence genome has a segment encoding these proteins:
- the LOC113779815 gene encoding O-glucosyltransferase rumi homolog, translating into MQNSGFYRDLSSAKFWRSPMKKGPRTSATIMVLLFLLVAVWISSSWINSTTLAVSNERKQQMIVSTPQRNSAKRKIEVSLNCSLGNLTQTCPSNYPTTFGFTETDDGLSNVTCPDYFRWIHEDLKPFKSSGITRDMVERAKGTAHFRLVIVKGKVYVEKYKKSIQTRDVFTLWGILQLLRRYPGRLPDLELMFDCDDRPVIQSRSHRGPNAKAPPPLFRYCGDPWTLDIVFPDWSFWGWAEINIKPWENILKELKDGNNRIKWMKREPYAYWKGNPFVADTRKDLLKCNVSDKEDWNARLFIQDWIREYEQGYKQSDLASQCTYRYKIYIEGYAWSVSEKYILACDSPTLLVNTNFYDFFLRSMQPVHHYWPIRNDDKCRSLKFAVDWGNSHKQKAQAIGKAASDFIQEELKMEFVYDYMFHLLYEYAKLLRFEPKIPEGAMEICSETMACHSNGTEKKFMLESLVKSPSENSPCSLPPPYEPLVLGAFLRRKANSIRQVETWENNFYESLENGSKSKTS; encoded by the exons ATGCAAAATTCTGGATTTTATAGAGATCTGTCAAGCGCAAAGTTTTGGAGGTCACCAATGAAAAAGGGTCCAAGAACCTCTGCAACCATCATGGTCCTCCTCTTTCTTCTCGTAGCAGTGTGGATTTCTTCTTCATGGATTAACTCT ACAACTTTGGCTGTAAGTAATGAAAGAAAGCAACAAATGATTGTTTCTACGCCGCAGAGGAATTCTGCAAAGAGGAAGATTGAAGTGTCACTCAATTGTTCCTTGGGAAATTTGACACAAACATGCCCGTCAAATTATCCAACAACGTTTGGTTTCACTGAAACTGACGATGGATTGTCAAATGTGACGTGCCCTGATTATTTCCGCTGGATCCATGAAGATCTAAAGCCATTTAAGTCCAGTGGGATTACCAGGGACATGGTGGAAAGAGCTAAAGGGACTGCCCATTTCAGGTTGGTGATAGTGAAGGGGAAGGTCTATGtggaaaaatacaagaaatcaATACAGACTAGAGATGTGTTTACACTGTGGGGGATTCTGCAGCTTTTGAGACGGTATCCCGGAAGGTTGCCGGACTTAGAGCTCATGTTTGATTGTGATGATCGGCCGGTTATCCAATCGCGCAGCCATCGTGGACCAAATGCAAAAGCGCCACCACCATTATTTCGGTATTGTGGGGACCCGTGGACACTGGACATAGTCTTCCCTGATTGGTCTTTTTGGGGCTG GGCTGAAATTAACATAAAACCGTGGGAGAATATATTGAAGGAGTTAAAAGATGGGAACAACAGGATCAAGTGGATGAAGAGGGAACCATATGCCTACTGGAAGGGAAACCCTTTTGTAGCTGACACCAGAAAAGACCTCCTTAAGTGCAATGTCTCGGACAAAGAGGACTGGAATGCTCGCCTCTTCATCCAA GACTGGATCCGTGAGTATGAACAAGGGTATAAGCAATCAGACCTTGCAAGTCAATGCACTTACAG ATACAAGATATACATCGAGGGATATGCATGGTCTGTTAGCGAGAAGTACATTTTAGCCTGTGACTCCCCTACATTGCTTGTAAATACCAATTTCTATGATTTTTTCTTGAGAAGCATGCAACCTGTACATCATTACTGGCCTATAAGAAATGATGACAAGTGCAGATCGCTCAAGTTTGCTGTAGACTGGGGTAACAGCCATAAACAAAAG GCACAGGCAATTGGAAAAGCTGCTAGTGATTTCATTCAAGAAGAGCTCAAGATGGAGTTTGTTTACGATTACATGTTTCATTTATTGTATGAATATGCAAAGCTTTTGAGGTTTGAGCCAAAAATCCCAGAAGGAGCAATGGAAATATGTTCAGAAACAATGGCTTGCCATTCAAATGGAACGGAAAAGAAGTTCATGTTGGAGTCCTTGGTGAAGAGTCCATCCGAGAATTCTCCATGCAGTCTGCCCCCTCCTTATGAACCTCTCGTTCTTGGAGCCTTTCTCAGAAGGAAAGCTAATTCAATCCGGCAAGTGGAGACCTGGGAAAACAATTTCTATGAGAGCCTTGAAAATGGTAGCAAGAGCAAAACTTCTTAA